The following proteins come from a genomic window of Azoarcus sp. PA01:
- a CDS encoding MoaD/ThiS family protein, translating into MKLKYYAWLRDSLGRESEEIVLPTEIRTVGMLLDWLPSQGEHYKLAFEYIDVVLVSVNSRYADRNHPVRDEDEVILAPPIAGG; encoded by the coding sequence ATGAAGCTGAAGTACTACGCCTGGCTGCGCGACAGCCTGGGCCGCGAGTCGGAAGAGATCGTGCTGCCAACCGAGATCAGGACCGTGGGCATGCTGCTCGACTGGCTGCCGAGCCAGGGCGAACACTACAAGCTCGCCTTCGAGTACATCGACGTGGTGCTGGTCTCGGTCAATTCGCGTTATGCCGATCGCAACCATCCGGTGCGTGACGAGGACGAAGTCATTTTGGCCCCCCCGATCGCGGGGGGGTGA
- a CDS encoding PRC-barrel domain-containing protein, whose product MLLRAKGELCSRHLVATDGRIGAVRDVYLDDARWVVRYLEVEAGDEGVGGRKVLISPSSIRRDAGSDKDIAVALTREQVRNSPGADQDMPVSRQFEEAHARYYGYPFYWDGPYLWGSSPHPVSGEPSVTLTPRGEVAGERVRELKEAEQRARESHLRSSEEVIGYRLVATDGPAGHVEDFLIDDSDWRITDIVIDTRTWLPSDHLRLPTSAVAKVDWATREVRLNLARAEVGKAPKAQT is encoded by the coding sequence ATGCTTCTCAGGGCGAAGGGCGAATTGTGCAGTCGGCATCTCGTCGCGACGGACGGCAGGATCGGCGCGGTGCGCGACGTGTATCTGGACGACGCGCGCTGGGTCGTGCGCTATCTGGAAGTCGAGGCCGGAGACGAGGGCGTCGGCGGACGCAAAGTGCTGATCTCGCCGTCCTCGATCCGGCGTGACGCGGGCAGCGACAAGGATATCGCGGTCGCGCTGACCCGCGAGCAGGTGCGCAACAGCCCGGGGGCGGACCAGGACATGCCGGTGTCACGGCAGTTCGAGGAAGCGCACGCGCGCTACTACGGCTACCCGTTCTACTGGGACGGACCCTACCTGTGGGGCTCGTCGCCGCATCCGGTCAGCGGCGAACCGTCGGTGACGCTGACGCCGCGAGGCGAGGTCGCCGGCGAGCGCGTGCGCGAGCTGAAGGAAGCCGAGCAGCGCGCGCGCGAGTCGCATCTGCGCAGCAGCGAGGAGGTGATCGGCTATCGTCTCGTCGCGACCGACGGACCGGCCGGGCACGTCGAGGACTTCCTCATCGACGACAGCGATTGGCGCATCACGGACATCGTCATCGATACGCGCACCTGGCTGCCGAGCGACCACCTGCGGCTGCCGACCAGCGCCGTCGCGAAAGTCGATTGGGCGACCCGCGAAGTGCGCCTGAACCTTGCGCGCGCCGAAGTCGGGAAGGCACCGAAAGCGCAGACGTAG
- a CDS encoding CoA transferase, translating to MRRRTVLSMEQALSMPYATLRFAQLGWRVIRLESTPSRGGLPGDPNRYIGANVVDDDRRTYFIAPNVGKEAIAINLKEPDGQLLLRRLLVELDVDVFCCNTVPRRYEQLGIDYETLSRTKPDLIWAAISAMGPDYPDAPGYDPVLQAMAGYMELTGDADGPPTLAGVPIVDLKAGDEVFANVMLALLERAETGKGSRIDVSMLQAAASWLITTLPLLDFDCQPAEITRCGNAHRKFIPTNVYPTADGFIYMAIGSDVQWRRLTEIPKFASLGAASRATNEGRHKERDAIHRDMIAVTTRFATAEIAADFRDATIPHAPIHDIPAVRDMDAVRRRLTTTRTPDGRLVHMQPMAVDVAGALGELAFPAKYGQDTCAVLREAGYADEAIAQLRERGIVAGYEHDNY from the coding sequence ATGAGGCGCCGTACCGTCCTGTCGATGGAGCAGGCGCTGTCGATGCCCTACGCGACGCTGCGCTTCGCCCAGCTCGGCTGGCGCGTGATCCGTCTCGAATCGACGCCGTCCCGGGGCGGCCTGCCCGGCGACCCGAACCGCTACATCGGCGCGAACGTCGTCGATGACGACCGGCGCACGTATTTCATCGCGCCGAACGTCGGCAAGGAGGCGATCGCGATCAACCTGAAGGAGCCCGACGGGCAGCTCCTGCTGCGGCGTCTGCTCGTCGAGCTCGACGTCGACGTGTTCTGCTGCAACACCGTGCCGCGCCGCTACGAGCAGCTCGGCATCGACTACGAGACGCTGAGCCGCACGAAGCCCGACCTGATCTGGGCCGCCATCTCGGCGATGGGCCCCGACTACCCGGACGCGCCCGGCTACGACCCGGTGCTGCAGGCGATGGCCGGCTACATGGAGCTCACCGGCGACGCCGACGGCCCGCCGACGCTCGCCGGCGTGCCGATCGTCGACCTCAAGGCGGGCGACGAAGTGTTCGCCAACGTCATGCTGGCGCTGCTCGAGCGCGCCGAGACGGGCAAAGGCAGCCGCATCGACGTGTCGATGCTGCAGGCCGCTGCGTCGTGGCTGATCACGACGCTGCCGCTGCTCGACTTCGACTGCCAGCCGGCCGAGATCACGCGCTGCGGCAACGCGCACCGCAAGTTCATCCCGACCAACGTCTATCCGACCGCCGACGGCTTCATCTACATGGCGATCGGCAGCGACGTGCAGTGGCGCCGGCTCACCGAGATCCCGAAGTTCGCGTCGCTCGGCGCAGCCTCCCGCGCGACGAACGAAGGGCGGCACAAGGAGCGCGACGCGATCCACCGCGACATGATCGCGGTGACGACGCGCTTCGCGACAGCGGAAATCGCCGCGGATTTTCGCGACGCAACGATCCCGCATGCGCCGATCCACGACATTCCCGCGGTGCGCGACATGGATGCGGTGCGCCGCCGCCTGACGACGACGCGCACGCCCGACGGCCGGCTCGTGCACATGCAGCCGATGGCCGTCGACGTCGCCGGCGCGCTAGGTGAACTGGCGTTTCCGGCGAAATACGGACAGGACACCTGCGCGGTGCTTCGCGAAGCCGGCTACGCCGACGAGGCGATCGCGCAGCTGCGCGAACGAGGCATCGTCGCGGGGTACGAGCACGACAACTATTGA
- a CDS encoding xanthine dehydrogenase family protein molybdopterin-binding subunit, translating into MEKTANATPTAKQTLIGTRVKKPDAPDKAIGKTRYINDMVLPQMLIGKVLFAGRPHAKIVRIDTSAAEQLPGVHAVLTGKDATGLKFGFVRDNVALKDKVRCEHDEIAAVAAESEDIARQAVALIEVEYEDLPGVFTPEDGAGEDAPLIHDNFPGNKSLAFEFQHGDVAAAEAASDFVVDNVFRPHHVTHCCMGTSCAIADFDHNGKLTIWTQTQYPYNYKMDLAPALGLHPGDIRVIQPPIGGAFGSKLDVYPYEPIAALLAKRTGRPVKVIYSREEEFKASPTRQPAIIHMRTGCTRDGTLTFRSADVLLDNGAYTSWGPTIPVIMMRTVSGHYRVPVVDFKAQAIYTNNPYAGSFRGYGNVQCTYATAQQMDMLADMVDMDPLEFHLKNSQKSGEITPQKSLLRECALVECLETAAQASDYSKKRKEYAAQQDAPGRYKKGIGLASSIHNAGGAKIHKSDGIGTILKMDDYARVTVITGASEIGQGIDAVITLIVSEELGVPLEHVTIVNNDSDIAPWDVGVHASRTTFIAGNGTRRAARKAKAQILAAAEKMLGEPADTLELRGGSVVRDQCGTPIIKLDRLLRQMHFQAEPELVMVTDYYEPKSEPEGAKHMSDHSAAYSHAVHIAEITVDTLTGEIKVDKVTIAQDVGRVINRMGLEAQVEGGVAIGLGYALSENMVLDHGLLKNPNFRDYKLITAPEMPPLDLHFIESDCAEGPYGAKGISELPTIVIAPAIANALYNATGVRIFNPPMSPETVARAIHERRMQTASGKATTPSEALAV; encoded by the coding sequence ATGGAAAAGACCGCCAACGCTACACCCACGGCGAAGCAGACCTTGATCGGCACCCGCGTCAAGAAGCCCGACGCCCCCGACAAGGCCATCGGCAAGACGCGCTACATCAACGACATGGTGCTGCCGCAGATGCTGATCGGCAAGGTGCTGTTCGCCGGCCGGCCGCACGCGAAGATCGTCCGCATCGACACGTCCGCCGCGGAGCAGCTGCCCGGCGTCCACGCCGTGCTCACCGGCAAGGACGCCACCGGCCTCAAGTTCGGTTTCGTGCGCGACAACGTCGCCCTCAAGGACAAGGTGCGCTGCGAGCACGACGAGATCGCCGCCGTCGCCGCCGAGAGCGAGGACATCGCGCGCCAGGCCGTCGCGCTCATCGAGGTCGAGTACGAGGACCTGCCCGGCGTGTTCACGCCCGAGGACGGTGCCGGCGAAGACGCGCCGCTGATCCACGACAACTTCCCCGGCAACAAGAGCCTCGCCTTCGAGTTCCAGCACGGCGATGTCGCCGCGGCCGAGGCAGCGTCCGACTTCGTCGTCGACAACGTCTTCCGTCCGCATCACGTCACCCACTGCTGCATGGGCACCTCCTGCGCCATCGCCGACTTCGATCACAACGGCAAGCTGACGATCTGGACGCAGACTCAGTACCCGTACAACTACAAGATGGACCTGGCGCCGGCGCTCGGCCTGCACCCCGGCGACATCCGCGTCATCCAGCCGCCGATCGGCGGCGCGTTCGGCTCCAAGCTCGACGTCTATCCCTACGAGCCCATCGCCGCCCTGCTGGCGAAGCGCACCGGCCGCCCGGTCAAGGTGATCTACTCGCGCGAGGAGGAGTTCAAGGCCTCGCCGACGCGCCAGCCGGCGATCATCCACATGCGCACCGGCTGCACGCGCGACGGCACGCTGACCTTCCGCAGCGCCGACGTGCTGCTCGACAACGGCGCCTACACCTCTTGGGGCCCGACCATTCCGGTCATCATGATGCGCACCGTCTCGGGCCACTACCGCGTGCCCGTGGTCGACTTCAAGGCCCAGGCGATCTACACCAACAACCCCTACGCCGGCTCGTTCCGCGGCTACGGCAACGTGCAGTGCACCTACGCCACCGCCCAGCAGATGGACATGCTCGCCGACATGGTGGACATGGACCCGCTCGAATTCCACCTCAAGAACTCGCAGAAGTCCGGGGAGATCACGCCGCAGAAATCCTTGCTGCGCGAATGCGCCCTGGTCGAGTGCCTCGAGACCGCGGCCCAGGCCAGCGACTACAGCAAGAAGCGCAAGGAATACGCGGCGCAGCAGGACGCGCCTGGCCGCTACAAGAAAGGCATCGGCCTCGCCTCGTCGATTCACAACGCGGGCGGCGCCAAGATCCACAAGTCGGACGGCATTGGCACCATCCTCAAGATGGACGACTACGCCCGCGTCACGGTCATCACCGGCGCCTCGGAAATCGGCCAGGGCATCGACGCCGTCATCACCCTGATCGTCTCCGAGGAGCTCGGCGTACCGCTCGAGCACGTGACCATCGTCAACAACGACTCCGACATCGCACCCTGGGACGTCGGCGTGCATGCCTCGCGCACCACCTTCATCGCCGGCAACGGCACGCGCCGCGCGGCGCGCAAGGCCAAGGCCCAGATCCTCGCCGCTGCCGAGAAGATGCTCGGCGAGCCGGCGGATACGCTGGAACTGCGCGGCGGCTCGGTCGTGCGCGACCAGTGCGGCACGCCCATCATCAAGCTCGACCGCCTGCTGCGCCAGATGCACTTCCAGGCCGAGCCGGAGCTGGTGATGGTCACCGACTACTACGAGCCGAAGAGCGAGCCCGAGGGCGCCAAGCACATGTCCGACCACTCGGCCGCCTACTCGCACGCCGTGCATATCGCCGAGATCACCGTGGACACGCTGACCGGCGAGATCAAGGTGGACAAGGTCACGATCGCCCAGGACGTCGGCCGCGTCATCAACCGCATGGGCCTCGAGGCGCAGGTCGAGGGCGGGGTGGCCATCGGCCTCGGCTACGCCCTGAGCGAGAACATGGTGCTCGACCACGGCCTGCTGAAGAACCCGAATTTCCGCGACTACAAGCTCATCACCGCGCCGGAGATGCCGCCGCTCGACCTGCACTTCATCGAGAGCGATTGCGCCGAAGGCCCGTATGGCGCCAAGGGCATCTCCGAGCTACCGACCATCGTGATCGCGCCGGCCATCGCCAACGCGCTGTACAACGCGACCGGCGTGCGCATCTTCAACCCGCCGATGTCGCCGGAAACGGTCGCCCGCGCCATCCATGAGCGGCGGATGCAGACAGCATCGGGCAAGGCGACCACGCCCTCGGAAGCGCTGGCGGTGTGA
- a CDS encoding sorbosone dehydrogenase family protein, giving the protein MSGSGTLVGLLCSVSLTACTETARLDPSASLGPDPVLPPPAKSLIPTVDIAPAVGWPSGARPTGAPGTHVEAFAGDLDHPRWLYVLPNGDVLVAETNAPPRPKDRQGIKGWIMAQVMKRAGAAVPSANRITLLRDADGDGVAEQRFAFLEGLNSPFGMTLIGGDLYVANTDALVRFPYRDGDTKIAAAGVPVVALPAGPRNHHWTKNVIASPDAARLYVTVGSNSNVAEHGLEAEAGRAAIWEIDPATGAHRLFASGLRNPNGLDWEPHTGRLWTVVNERDELGSDLVPDFLTSVADGGFYGWPYSYFGAHVDERVKPPRPDLVARAIKPDYALVPHSAALGLMFGEKSALPPPFRDGAFIGLHGSWNRRPPSGYKVVFVPFSGGAPSGEPIDVLTGFVNADGEAQGRPVGVAIDKRGALLVADDVGNVVWRVAPSGKATDAGTARTQQ; this is encoded by the coding sequence TTGTCTGGCAGCGGGACGCTCGTCGGGCTGCTGTGCTCGGTGAGCCTCACCGCGTGCACCGAGACCGCGCGGCTCGATCCTTCCGCGAGCCTCGGCCCCGATCCGGTGCTGCCGCCGCCGGCGAAGTCGCTGATCCCGACGGTCGATATCGCCCCGGCGGTCGGCTGGCCGTCGGGCGCGCGCCCCACGGGCGCCCCCGGCACGCATGTCGAGGCCTTCGCCGGCGACCTCGACCATCCGCGCTGGCTGTACGTGCTGCCCAACGGCGACGTGCTGGTCGCCGAGACCAACGCGCCGCCGCGCCCGAAAGACAGGCAGGGCATCAAAGGCTGGATCATGGCGCAAGTGATGAAGCGCGCGGGCGCGGCAGTGCCGAGCGCGAACCGCATCACGCTGTTGCGCGACGCCGACGGCGATGGCGTCGCCGAACAGCGGTTCGCGTTTCTCGAAGGGCTCAACTCGCCGTTCGGCATGACGCTCATCGGCGGCGACCTGTACGTCGCGAACACCGATGCGCTGGTGCGCTTTCCGTACCGCGACGGCGACACGAAAATCGCCGCTGCCGGCGTCCCGGTCGTGGCGCTGCCGGCCGGACCGCGCAACCACCACTGGACGAAGAACGTCATCGCCAGCCCCGACGCCGCGCGGCTCTACGTGACGGTCGGCTCGAACAGCAACGTCGCCGAACACGGCCTCGAGGCCGAGGCCGGCCGCGCGGCGATCTGGGAAATCGACCCGGCGACCGGCGCGCACCGCCTTTTCGCGAGCGGCCTGCGCAACCCGAACGGCCTCGACTGGGAGCCGCACACCGGCCGGCTGTGGACGGTCGTCAACGAGCGCGACGAACTCGGCAGCGACCTCGTGCCGGACTTCCTGACGTCGGTTGCCGACGGCGGCTTCTACGGCTGGCCTTACAGCTACTTCGGCGCGCACGTCGACGAGCGCGTCAAGCCGCCGCGCCCCGACCTCGTCGCGCGCGCGATCAAGCCGGACTATGCGCTAGTGCCGCACAGCGCGGCGCTCGGGCTCATGTTCGGTGAAAAAAGCGCGCTGCCGCCGCCGTTTCGCGACGGCGCTTTCATCGGCCTGCACGGCTCGTGGAATCGCCGCCCGCCGAGCGGCTACAAAGTCGTGTTCGTGCCGTTCTCCGGCGGCGCTCCGTCCGGCGAGCCGATCGACGTGCTGACCGGCTTCGTCAACGCCGACGGCGAGGCGCAGGGGCGGCCGGTCGGCGTCGCGATCGACAAGCGCGGTGCGCTGCTCGTTGCCGACGACGTCGGCAATGTCGTCTGGCGAGTCGCGCCGAGCGGCAAGGCGACAGACGCGGGGACGGCCCGAACCCAGCAGTGA
- a CDS encoding PRC-barrel domain-containing protein: MFYRLTKLQGYSIEAIDGMIGNVKDVYFDAEGWGVRYFVVRSGNWLREREVLISPRAIRPGARSDDAIATNLTREQIEKSPPVATGHPVSRHCEMAHAAHYRDDFYWSDPPSRAGGAFGRLLGTAQLQPGNEVSQLEAIAEREIEAAERSHLRSGAEVIGYDIEATDGTIGTVEDFLIDDEDWRVSYLLVDKRNWVGSGHVLIPVEAVDRIDWGVGLVRLTMTRDEAARSAGYP; this comes from the coding sequence ATGTTCTATCGACTCACGAAGCTGCAGGGTTATTCGATCGAGGCCATCGACGGCATGATCGGCAATGTCAAGGATGTGTATTTCGACGCCGAAGGGTGGGGGGTGCGCTATTTTGTCGTCCGCTCCGGGAACTGGCTGCGCGAGCGCGAGGTGCTGATCTCGCCGCGCGCGATTCGCCCGGGAGCCCGCAGTGACGATGCGATTGCGACGAACCTGACGCGCGAGCAGATCGAAAAGAGCCCGCCCGTCGCGACCGGTCACCCTGTCTCGAGACATTGCGAAATGGCGCATGCCGCCCATTATCGCGACGATTTTTACTGGAGCGACCCGCCCAGCCGCGCCGGCGGCGCGTTCGGCAGGCTGCTCGGAACGGCGCAACTGCAGCCGGGGAACGAAGTGAGCCAGTTGGAAGCGATTGCGGAACGCGAGATCGAGGCCGCTGAACGTTCTCATCTGCGCAGTGGCGCGGAAGTGATCGGATACGACATCGAAGCGACCGATGGCACGATCGGCACCGTCGAGGACTTCCTCATCGACGACGAGGACTGGCGCGTCAGCTACCTGCTCGTCGACAAGCGCAACTGGGTCGGAAGCGGGCACGTCCTGATCCCGGTCGAAGCGGTGGATCGCATCGACTGGGGCGTGGGGCTGGTGCGGCTGACGATGACGCGGGACGAGGCTGCGCGCAGCGCCGGTTATCCGTGA
- a CDS encoding ABC transporter substrate-binding protein: MKIQRLQMALSGLILAASLSAHAQVKIGVVSSATGPTALVGIPQKNTVPLLPAKIGDLTVEYIALDDASDPTASVTAVKKLISEQNVDAIIGPSGSPNAMGVIQFIAEAGVPLLAPVGTAAVVTPMDDKKKWVFKTTQNDDIIAKALMEHMVKSGVKTVGFIGVGDPYGENWYKVFSALAAANGIQITANERFQRQDASVTGQSLKILGANPDAVLVAAAGGPAVLPQTTLRDQGYTGRIYQTHGAALPDFLKLGGKKVEGTILAASLMLVLPEIADSNPSKKVATEYITAYEKAHGSKPATFGANVYDAGLLLEQAIPLAAKSAKPGTKAFRAALRDSLEQTTELVGTQGVYNMTKDDHSGFDERGRVLIAVKDGGWTLAK, translated from the coding sequence ATGAAAATCCAGAGGCTTCAGATGGCCCTTTCCGGGCTCATCCTCGCGGCATCGCTGTCCGCCCACGCGCAGGTCAAAATCGGCGTGGTTTCGTCCGCGACCGGCCCGACGGCGCTGGTCGGCATCCCGCAGAAGAACACCGTGCCGCTGCTGCCGGCGAAGATCGGCGACCTCACCGTCGAGTACATCGCGCTCGACGACGCGAGCGACCCGACCGCGTCGGTGACCGCGGTCAAGAAGCTGATCTCGGAACAGAACGTCGATGCGATCATCGGGCCATCCGGTTCGCCGAACGCGATGGGCGTGATCCAGTTCATCGCCGAAGCCGGCGTGCCGCTGTTGGCACCGGTCGGCACTGCGGCGGTCGTCACGCCGATGGACGACAAGAAGAAATGGGTGTTCAAGACCACCCAGAACGACGACATCATCGCCAAGGCGTTGATGGAGCACATGGTCAAAAGCGGCGTGAAGACCGTCGGCTTCATCGGCGTCGGCGATCCGTACGGCGAAAACTGGTACAAAGTGTTTTCCGCGCTCGCCGCGGCGAACGGCATCCAGATCACCGCGAACGAGCGCTTCCAGCGCCAGGACGCGTCGGTCACCGGCCAGAGCCTGAAGATCCTCGGCGCGAACCCGGACGCGGTGCTCGTCGCCGCCGCCGGCGGGCCGGCAGTGCTGCCGCAGACGACGCTGCGCGACCAGGGCTACACCGGCCGGATCTACCAGACGCACGGCGCCGCGCTGCCGGACTTCCTGAAGCTGGGTGGCAAGAAAGTCGAAGGCACGATCCTCGCCGCGAGCCTGATGCTGGTGCTGCCCGAGATCGCCGACAGCAACCCGTCAAAGAAGGTCGCGACCGAGTACATCACCGCGTATGAAAAGGCCCACGGCAGCAAGCCGGCGACTTTCGGCGCCAACGTCTATGACGCCGGCCTGCTGCTGGAGCAGGCGATCCCGCTCGCCGCGAAGAGCGCGAAGCCCGGCACGAAAGCGTTCCGTGCGGCGCTGCGCGACAGCCTCGAACAGACCACCGAGCTGGTCGGCACGCAAGGCGTCTACAACATGACGAAAGACGACCACAGCGGCTTCGACGAACGCGGCCGCGTGCTGATCGCGGTCAAGGACGGCGGCTGGACGCTGGCGAAGTAA
- a CDS encoding (2Fe-2S)-binding protein, with amino-acid sequence MMSVETEIRFSLNGRPVSLKVPTTMKALAMLRDRLGMTGTKYACGEGECGACTIEIDGKTVNSCLMYAVDCDGREVVTIEGLRTPEGLHPVQQAFVDHGAVQCGFCMPGMIMQARNLLANNPELTREQAQRGLEGNLCRCTGYTKVLDAVEAVAATNTCGGRANP; translated from the coding sequence CGCCCGGTCAGCCTGAAAGTGCCGACCACGATGAAGGCGCTGGCGATGCTGCGCGACAGGCTCGGCATGACCGGCACCAAGTACGCCTGCGGGGAAGGCGAGTGCGGCGCCTGTACGATCGAGATCGACGGCAAGACCGTCAACAGTTGCCTGATGTACGCCGTCGATTGTGACGGACGCGAGGTCGTGACCATCGAGGGACTGCGCACGCCCGAGGGCCTGCACCCGGTGCAGCAGGCCTTCGTCGATCACGGCGCGGTGCAGTGCGGCTTCTGCATGCCGGGCATGATCATGCAGGCGCGCAACCTGCTCGCCAACAACCCGGAGCTGACGCGGGAACAGGCGCAACGGGGCCTTGAAGGCAATCTGTGCCGCTGCACCGGTTACACCAAGGTGCTGGACGCGGTCGAGGCCGTGGCCGCAACGAACACGTGCGGCGGCCGTGCCAACCCGTAA